The Acidimicrobiales bacterium genomic sequence GCCGATGGGATCAGTGACATGAACCGCGCCCAGGAACCCCGCCTCGACCCCATCCGGCGCCGAGTTGCATTCGTCGTCGCCGTCACCCTCGCGGTGGTCGGCTCACTGCTCTGGTCGGGCCCCGATCCGGTCGCCGCGTCGGCCGACGACGAAGCCGCGTTCGTCGCGGCGCTCAACCAGGTCCGGGCGAACGAGGGGCTCCCCCCGTTCACGGTCGACGCCGAGCTCTCGAACCTCGCCCGCGGTCACGCCCAGGTGATGGCCGACGCCGGCGAGATCTTCCACGCCAACCCGATCAGCGGTGGCTACAGCGGCGACTGGTCGAAGTTCGGCGAGAACGTCGGCGTCGGTGCCAATGTGCAGGTCCTTGTCGACGCCTTCGTCGCGAGCCCCGGTCATTTCGCGAACATCATCGATCCCGCGTTCACCGAGATCGGCGTGGGCGTGGTCTGGAAGGACTCGGCGCTCTACACGACCCATCGGTTCCTCCAGCCGCCCAGCGCGGTACCGACCACCACGGCGCCGCCGCCGGCCACCACCGCGCCACCGCCGACGGTCGCTCCGCCGTCGACGACCGAGCCCACTGTCCCGACCACGACCCTGCCCGTCGTGACCACCACGACGGTTGCGCCCCTGCCTCGGCCGTCGATCGCCGCGGAACGGGTCGTCGCCCTGTTCGCGATGCTCGATCAGGTCGGCACCTGAGTCCATGACGGCGTCGGACCACGCGTCGATCACCACCCGCGCCCTCTCCCGTTCGTTCGACGATCGGATCGCGGTCGATGGCCTCGATCTCGACGTGCACCGTGGCGAGGTCCTCGCGCTGCTCGGCCCCAACGGCGCCGGCAAGACGACGACCGTCCGCATGCTCAACGGCGTACTCACACCCGATCGCGGCGAGGTGCGGGTGCTCGGCCTCGACCCCACCGTCGACGGTGACGAGGTGCGCCGCCGTACCGGCGTGCTCACCGAGAACGCCGGGCTCGACGACCGACTGACCGCCCGGGAGAACCTCGAGTACACCGCCCGGATGCGGGGCTACTCGAACGCCGAGTCCCGGAGCCGGGTCGACGCCCAGCTCGGCCGC encodes the following:
- a CDS encoding CAP domain-containing protein, whose amino-acid sequence is MNRAQEPRLDPIRRRVAFVVAVTLAVVGSLLWSGPDPVAASADDEAAFVAALNQVRANEGLPPFTVDAELSNLARGHAQVMADAGEIFHANPISGGYSGDWSKFGENVGVGANVQVLVDAFVASPGHFANIIDPAFTEIGVGVVWKDSALYTTHRFLQPPSAVPTTTAPPPATTAPPPTVAPPSTTEPTVPTTTLPVVTTTTVAPLPRPSIAAERVVALFAMLDQVGT